The sequence below is a genomic window from Quadrisphaera setariae.
CCTGGCGCTGCTGGACGCCCCCGACGTCGACTCCGTGGTCGAGTCCAACCGCGACCTCGCCGTCCAGCTGCTCGGCGCCGCCGACCTGTGGCTGTTCACCACCACCGCGTCCCGCTACGCCGACGCCGTGCCGTGGGAGGTCCTGCGCACCGCGACCGAGCGCGGCACCGCCGTGGCCGTGGTGCTCGACAGGGTGCCGGCGGGCGCGCTCGCGGAGGTCCGCGCGCACCTGGGCACGATGCTGTCTGAGGCGGGGCTGAAGAGCGCTCCGCTGTTCGCGATCGCCGAGTCCACGCTGGTCGACGGCCTGCTGCCGCGCTCCCAGACCCAGGCGCTGAAGCGCTGGCTGGCGGGCATCAGCGCTGACGCGCGCAGCCGCGACGTCGTCGTCCGCCGCACGCTGTCGGGGGCGCTCGCCTCTCTGGCCACCCGCGTGCCGCGCCTGGCCGACGCCGCTGACGCGCAAGACGCCGAGGACCGCTCCCTGCGCGCCGACCTCCACGGCGCCTACGCCGACGCCACCGGGTCCCTGCAGGACCACCTGTCCGACGGCACACTGCTGCGCGGGGAGGTGCTGGCCCGCTGGCAGGAGTTCGTGGGCACCGGCGAGCTCTTCGCCAGCCTGCAGGCCGGCGTCGGGCGGGTGCGCGACCGGATCGCCGCCGCCGTGCGCCGCAAGGCCCCGCCCGCCGACCGGCTGGGCGAGGCCCTCGCCACGGGCGTCGCCGCGCTCGTGGTCGACGCGGCGGGCCGCGCCCGCCAGAGCGCGCTGCTGCGCTGGCGGGCCCGTCCCTCGGGCGCCGCGGTGCTCGAGGCCGCGCACCCCGCGGACTCCGACCCGCAGCTGCGCCCGGACTTCACCGCCGACGTCGAGCGGCTCGTCCGCGACTGGCAGCAGCACGTCCTCGACCTCGTCCGCGCCCAGGGGGAGGGCAAGCGCAGCCGCGCCCTGCTCTACAGCCTCGGCGTCAGCGGCGCCGGCGCGGTGCTCATGCTCGTGGTGTTCTCCGTCAGCGCCGGGCTGACCGGCGCGGAGGCCGGCATCGCCGCGCTGACGGCAGCGCTCGCGCAGCGCGTGCTCGAGGCCGCCTTCGGCGACCAGGCCGTGCGCCAGCTGGCGGCCGCCGCCCGCGCTGACCTCATCGCCCGCGTGGAGGACCTCCTGGACCACGAGCAGGACTCCCTCGCCCGCCTGCTGCCCGAGCGGCGCGTCGCCGGCGAGGAGGCGGGGTCCCAGCTGCGCCAGGTCGCCGCCGAGGTCGCCCGGGCCGGCGACGCCGGCAGGGGGAGCGCCGCGTGAGCGCCCAGACCCGCCTCGACCACGAGGCCTACGACGACGACGGGCGCTACGACGACGAGGCCCTGCCGACCGCGCTGTCCCTCGACACGCCCCTGGGGGCCGCGCTCGCCGAGCTCGAGGCCGCCCTGGAGATCGGCGGCGACGAGCTGG
It includes:
- a CDS encoding GTPase domain-containing protein — its product is MSTSAAAAPSPPSSSALLEPVERLRALVGDLELPLGASGADRARTERDQLLAQLDDYLLPRLRRLDAPLLAVVGGSTGAGKSTLVNSLVGSHVTTSGVLRPTTRYPVLVHSPDDAQHFLSDAVLPGLARTTGAEVPDPAAPGQVARGLRLVEVPQQPAGLALLDAPDVDSVVESNRDLAVQLLGAADLWLFTTTASRYADAVPWEVLRTATERGTAVAVVLDRVPAGALAEVRAHLGTMLSEAGLKSAPLFAIAESTLVDGLLPRSQTQALKRWLAGISADARSRDVVVRRTLSGALASLATRVPRLADAADAQDAEDRSLRADLHGAYADATGSLQDHLSDGTLLRGEVLARWQEFVGTGELFASLQAGVGRVRDRIAAAVRRKAPPADRLGEALATGVAALVVDAAGRARQSALLRWRARPSGAAVLEAAHPADSDPQLRPDFTADVERLVRDWQQHVLDLVRAQGEGKRSRALLYSLGVSGAGAVLMLVVFSVSAGLTGAEAGIAALTAALAQRVLEAAFGDQAVRQLAAAARADLIARVEDLLDHEQDSLARLLPERRVAGEEAGSQLRQVAAEVARAGDAGRGSAA